The genomic window GCTAATGCGGATCATCTGGGTGATAGGAACCATCCTCACCCATGGGATAGGGATAATCATCTATCTGATACTCGCCATCGTCCTCCCTAAGAAACAAGAGGAAACGGAGGCTACTTCTTAACCTCCCTCCCCAGTATCCTCTCTACCGATTCTATCTTCCCCTTCAGTCTTCCCTTCTTTCCCGCCCTATCATCGATGGTAATACTCGTTATCACCCGATTGCACTTCTCCCTCGTCTTCTTATGGCATTTAGTGATGAGGGCGATCACCTCGTCCCATTCCCCTTCAACGATGGTGGACATCGGGGTGAGGCGATAATCTAAACCGCTACTCTCAATTATCTCCATAAGGTCAGCCACATACTTGGAGAGGCTCTCACCAACACCGATCGGTACTATGGTGAATTCAACAAGCATAATCTCACCTCCTTCCTTGATAGCGAAAGCTTATAAAGCTCCCTTTTCCCAATCAAAATCTGGCATCCGGGGCTTTATACACCACCTTCCCCCCT from Acidobacteriota bacterium includes these protein-coding regions:
- a CDS encoding MTH1187 family thiamine-binding protein, with protein sequence MLVEFTIVPIGVGESLSKYVADLMEIIESSGLDYRLTPMSTIVEGEWDEVIALITKCHKKTREKCNRVITSITIDDRAGKKGRLKGKIESVERILGREVKK